The Oryza brachyantha chromosome 7, ObraRS2, whole genome shotgun sequence genomic interval TACAACTTATGTTATAACTGTGTCAAATTATTCTATTTCTcgaattgatttattttataactaatcTCATTTTCTATGTTAACTGCAACGCAGGATGAACGTTATGCAAAATATGTGGGCAAATTAGCTATTGTTCCCCTGACATTTGGGAGACATGTTCCTATTATTGCTGATCGGGTAAGAATTGATATTACATGTGTAGTATTTGTATGTTTATAGTAATCCAGAAAGGCTGTTGCAACATGGATGAAAGTAAGTAATGCAACATTACCATATTCACTTGATGTTGGTGCCCTGCTATCTTTATTTTGTTGTCTCAATGGCACATGTACATGCAAATGTGATGCCATCACTTATCAGTTGAAGCCAGGAAAGCTAATTTCCTGTTGAGGAAAACTTCACTGCTATCACTATTTCTGGGGCTAAAATGCCAACTTTTTGCTTGCCAAATTGACCAAGGCTTTTGCTTGATGAGTAgacatacatgcatacataatATGTGCATTGTCTGTATATAAGGTCTTCACGCATGCATGCCCTCATTTGTGGTTGGATCTGAAACATACTTTATATGACTTCATGTGTTCCTCCCTGGCTCAAGAATTTCACTTATGGCTGGTAGGCAGGCTTTAGATTGCAAAAGATTAACCTGGttataaagaaaaatgttctcttatataattattagacTTTGATGATCCCTCTTAACAATATATCGGTTTTATGATTTACAGTATGTCGATCCAGAATTTGGAACAGGGGTGCTGAAGATTAGCCCTGGACATGATCACAATGATTATCATATTGCGCGGAAACTTGGGTTGCCAATTCTTAATGTTATGAACAAAGATGGTACACTAAATGATGTTGCTGGTTTATACAGGTATCATTTTTTCGTCAAATTTCAAGTTAAGTAACCTGTTCTTTTATTCTTATATTTGAATATGTTTAGACTTACAATTTTCAATGTTTGACTTCCCTTTCTATTCCTTGTTGCATCATATTTACTATCTAGGGACTGTAGTTTGTGCTGCTTGTAAACCCATGTGTCCACTTTGTAACATGATTAGTATTATCTTCTATTATAACATCAAAACTGGAGTTTAGTAAGGTTGCTGTTGGAAATTTTAAGGGACTCTGTGGCTTTAAGCCATCACAATTAGTGGAAACAGAAAGCAGTCAATTCAACCTCAAATATATGGAAGATATTGTACAATATTTATTCAATTATACTTGCTCTGTAGGCAACACAGCTGCAGAGCCGTCTGTTTTCGATATGTTCTTGACCTTGACCTTGCTATCTTTATTCAGTGGTATGGACCGTTTTGAGGCACGAGAGAAGTTGTGGTCTGATCTTGTTGAGACTGACTTGGCAGTAAAGAAGGAACCCTATACACTTCGAGTTCCTAGATCTCAACGGGGTGGTGAAGTGTGATCTTTTTTCCCGAACCTGTTGATACATGTAGGCTAATGATGTTCACCATAACGATTAATGAACTTACTTTTGTTTGTCACTAGGTAATAGAGCCGTTGATTAGTAAACAGTGGTTTGTCACTATGGAGCCATTAGCTGAAAAGGCCCTCCATGCTGTTGAAGATGGGCAACTAACTATTCTTCCTGAGAGATTTGAAAAGGTAATACATGAATCATTGATTTTTCTATGCACCACTCTTATCTTCTGCTCACCAGTAAGCACATGTAAAGCATGTCTTCTGAGCATTTATTTTACTGAAACTGCTAAACAGGAAATTGTATCTCTGTTCCCACTGTCTTGGTAAAACTTTGTATACGCCAAATAAAGAGTTAATATCTCTGGCTATATCTTATTCCTGGGGAAATGATTTCTTTCAACTGACTTTGCTGCTCTCCAATAATTTTTTGTCTGTTTCTGCAGATATATAATCATTGGTTGACAAACATAAAGGATTGGTGTATTAGTAGGCAACTGTGGTGGGGTCATCGGATACCTGTCTGGTACATCGTTGGAAAGAAATGTGAAGAAGACTATATTGTTTCTAGAAATGCAGAGGATGCACTTGCAAAAGCTCAGGAAAAATACGGAAAATCAGTTGAAATATATCAAGATCCTGATGTCCTTGACACTTGGTTCTCAAGGTTTGTCTTAATATGTAAAGTTGTATGATCGTAATTTTTCTTCGGaaacattatttttgtgattggGAGTTCAGTTCTATAACAGTGAACTATTTTCCCTCTCCTTGCCCCCTTCCCCAAgttctgtttttttctgtTCATAACATGGGCCTAAATAGTTTTTAGGACttcttttcagaaaaaaaatagtttttacgACTTGCATTATGGAGAAGAAATGTGTTTATTAAGATGTAAACCACTACTAAGTCTTTAGTGAAATTTCTCCTGTCTGATGCTTCTGAATAAGTTTTAGCCATCTCCTTGTATTACTTGTCATGCACAACTGCAGTAAGAAGATGAATAATCAATGGAACTCCTAttctgcattattttttttcccttacaGACTTACAGTTGATTGACATCTGGGTTATTTGTGTGAACTTGTTGCCATGTGTTGTGCTATGTAGAGTATAAACACTTCAGAGTTCTGACACAAATTGCTACAGGTATTAAGAGAACTGCATatagtttttcttgttttgacTTGTTGCAGTTGTCCTGCAGTGCTCTGTGGCCTTTCAGTACACTTGGTTGGCCAGATTTATCCCGTGAGGATTTTAAGCATTTTTATCCTGCAACTGTTCTTGAGACTGGGTATGTTAGCTTCAGCAACAACTTTATTTACCTTTTCATCTTCCAATCCAGCGATGTACTTTTGTGCCTCTCTTCATgttgattgtttattttttttcgattTACTATTCATTATATTCTAACTTCTTTTGGCAGCCATGACATTTTGTTCTTCTGGGTTGCACGAATGGTCATGATGGGAATTGAGTTTACTGGAACTGTAccattttcttatgtttatctTCATGGTCTCATTCGCGACTCTGAGGTGAGAGATGAGAACCTTAGTCACTAGTTCATGTTCTGTACTTTTGAAGGACAGTCAATTAAACAAActtttcttatatttgtaaaatgacATGATCAAACATCTGAAGGCATcaacataaaaaatcatgCTATAATTATTTACTAACGTTGCGTCGTGTCCTGTTTGTGGCATGTCCACCCATGACATCAAGCCATTCAGCATCACAAGGCTCATAGCTTAAtcgaaaattttgttttattttgagcGGTTGAGCCAGGACTAAACCctctgatcaaacattgcactTGATTTTGGCGTCTCATGCTTTACATGCTAATTGGGTGTATGATGCTCTAGTGCAGCTAGGCACCATATATTACATATTCCCTTAAGTTTGAGGTCACTGTCTCCTCTCTGATATAAATGTGGCATCACCAGTTAAACTGGTGATTGGGCCATTTTGAATTCTGTCGTGTGCCCTTAGTCGTCATGTTCATCTCAGTTGTTTCTGTTGCCATATTATCCCTCTGTTTTCATGGACTAATTTGCAAGTTACTTTTCAGGGAAGAAAAATGTCTAAGACACTGGGAAATGTCATTGATCCTCTAGATACCATCAAAGAGTATGGGACAGATGCATTGAGATTTACACTTTCCATGGGTACCGCAGGCCAGGTTTGCTTGCCCATACAGTTTGCTGCATTTGTATTTATCaagattgtttgattttctgTTGTTAATACACCTTTTTTGCTTCAGGACCTTAATCTCTCTACAGAAAGATTGACTTCAAACAAGGCTTTCACCAACAAACTCTGGAATGCAGGCAAATTTTTGTTGCAGAATTTGCCTGATAAAAGTGATGCCACCGCATGGGATGCCTTGTTAGCAAATAAGGTATCTCATTGAATTTCAAATTGCACGTGATGCATTGATATAATTTAGCTCTTTTTATTGCTAATACCTTGCATCTATTGCCCAGTTTGATACAGAAGCTGCACTTCAGAAACTACCACTGCCAGAATCCTGGGTGGTGAGTCAGAGTCCGTTACTATCTTGAATTATTTGACTAATGTTCTGTTGATGAAAGAGAATACACTGTGATCTAGGTGACAGGATTACACGAACTCATCGATAGGGTCAGCACAAGCTACGATAAGTTTTTCTTTGGAGATGCAGCTAGAGAAATCTATGACTTCTTTTGGGGGGACTTTGCTGATtggtaagattttttattgcCTAAGAATGCCATGTCAGACCTTTTTATTAACAgcactttaatatttatgctTCAGTTAGTCTGGAGATTATTAGTCCTATTGACAATGTAAAGAAATATTTGGTATATCTTTGATGTTTCCTTTAATTTACATAGTCCTGTTTGTCTAAAATTCTGGTTGCACCCCTTCCCATTGATGGAAAGAATTATGCTAGCTGTATAGGATTAgaagaactaaaaaaatccttttatGTGCATAACCTGTATCCGGTTTTAATCTGAGCATCCAAATGGTAAAGAATCATTAGGTAGGAGCTAGCAACATGAAAACTTGAGGTCTTTGTTCACAACAGACAATACATGAGCACTTTTTATAAAAGGAAACGGACCTAAAACTTATCACACGTTTGATGCAATGACTTCCCCAATGCCATCAAACCAATTTTGTAGTTCTTATACCTCTGGGCGTTCATGTATTACACCTTATCACCTTTCACTTGTTTCTCAAATGTAGAAATCCCTTGTGGAATAATGTTTTATGAGATaatgggcctgtttgggggagcttctcccagctgcagcttttcccaGAAACTGCTTCTACCAGAAGCTgcccaaacggtccacaacttctgagaatctatagttacagattctggaaaatgaactaagaatccagaatctggagaagctgggtttaggagcttttccagattatgAGAAACAGTAGccagcttctcagaatctaaagctcccccaaacaggcccaatGTCATTTATATTCCCTTCAGATAAATAGGGTATTCATATTATgatgaatatatgtatatatatatctcctcTTCAGAAAAACAGGATATTCATAATATGATGAGCATGGTTATATACAACAAAGCAGAAACTTGCATCTTGTTTTTGTACCAACTTCTCTTTCAGTGTATTTTCCTCACCTTTTAGGCATCTAACGAGCTGTTGCATAGTCCTATGCTCCTTTCTGCATTATATTATTCCTGTCACCTGCCATGATGCATCATGCACTGTTTATATGACAATTTCTGTGTTTTATCCAATTAATTTCTTGCAGGTATATTGAAGCTAGCAAAACACGTCTTTACCACTCTGGTGATGATGATTCAGCTTCTTCTATGGCGCAAAGTGTTCTATTGTATGTGTTTGAAAACATACTGAAGCTATTGCACCCCTTCATGCCCTTTGTCACTGAAGAGTTGTGGCAGGTATTAAAGCCAAACTGTTGATTATTATTCCCTGCAATGTAACACCTTCACCATTAATAGCATATCATTATTGTTCTTATTTCAGGCATTGCCACACAGAAAGCAAGCAATTATTATTTCCTCCTGGCCTGCGACTGACCTCCCTAAGAATTCTCTCTCGATCAAAAGATTTCAGAATTTGCAGTCATTGgtaaatatttcatttgaaCTGCTCGCACTTCAAGTGGTTACGTTGCCTGTGTTGACCATTTTGTTCCATTGTAAAATGTGAACAGATAAGAGGTATCAGAAATGTTCGAGCAGAGTATTCTGTTGAGCCAGCTAAACGAATATCTGCATCTGTTGTTGCTACCACAGATGTCATAGGTTACATATCGGTGAGTGTCATTTGACATAATTTCATGGCATTTCATCATGTGTATATTACATACCCTTTTTTCCCCTAGTAATCTTGCATGTTTCTTGGTCCctttctttgaaaaaatacGGCAGATTTGCTTTTTACAGGGTTTCCAACCTTATTCTttactattaatttattttataatatattatcagCTATAAAACTAACAGTATATGAAAATGTTctcaaatatgaatataatgaTACTACATGCATTACACAAAGCACATTTTTAAatcaattactccctccgttttgtattataagactttttaggtttgcctagattcatccatatatcaatgtatatgtttttttatatatgtctagattcatccatatatcaatgtgtatattttttatatatgtgtagatttattagcgcatgtatgaatctaagcaagaGCAGAATAATCTTATAACGCGGAATGGAGAGAACATtaggtaaaaaatttaaattttgactttgcCGAAAACAATTATGCCTTATCTACAGTAGTGAAAAGGGAATCTTAAGATACCACTAGGATGACCATATCATCAGAAAAACATGAACCATTGGATGCACTGCACACTTTATACGAAAAGAACCGTTGGATCacaaagtcaaaaaaaaaatcatagaagGATGTATCATCAAATTAGAGGGGTTCTTCTGGAACCTTCGAGCACCTCCCTGAGATGTGCATTAAACAGAGAGAGGacaatgaaaaaacagagatagtaCCATACATTAATAGACCATCTAAtaagctactccctccatgtttaaatatatgatgttggttagttcaaaattgaactaaccaacatcGTATAAACAAAATGGGAGTATTAGTGATGAGCACTTAATAGTAGTTCTATTTCGTCAATAATAAGtatcattatatatatcactacCTAATTAACCAATGCTATAGATCACATGGTCACCATCACTTCATTACACCTAAAAATATAGTGTGGCATGGAcacaataaattttatataattgttttaagATATGAATATAAGATTTGTGATAAATCGCACATAGATACTTCTCGAATAGGTCACAATAACCTTGCAACACATAGCAGATGTCACTATTTACAGAATTACTATTAATGACACATTTAGAAATTAAGGGAGGCAATGAGCACGGTAATGCCGTAatgtattataaattatttattgtaaTGATAATATTGTTAATACAAATCAAGATAAATTTGTTAATGTTATCGCTACATGTCCTCCGgaatatgtttaaaaaatatattcatattgctaattgttataaaaatataacttaattaatataaataacatataaatgCATTTAATACAAAAGTGGGGGTCATAGT includes:
- the LOC102718853 gene encoding valine--tRNA ligase, chloroplastic/mitochondrial 2 isoform X1, whose product is MALAATSSSACLRRLNPLLFSASRRPAWPPRRAARRFCAAVVASERDVFTSPEVAKSFDFTNEERIYKWWESQGFFKPNFDRGGDPFVIPMPPPNVTGSLHMGHAMFVTLEDIMVRYFRMKGRPALWLPGTDHAGIATQLVVEKMLAAEGIKRTDLTREEFTKRVWEWKEKYGSTITNQIKRLGASCDWDRERFTLDEQLSRAVIEAFVRLHEKGLIYQGSYLVNWSPNLQTAVSDLEVEYSEEPGHLYFIKYRVAGGSRDDFMTIATTRPETLFGDVAIAVNPEDERYAKYVGKLAIVPLTFGRHVPIIADRYVDPEFGTGVLKISPGHDHNDYHIARKLGLPILNVMNKDGTLNDVAGLYSGMDRFEAREKLWSDLVETDLAVKKEPYTLRVPRSQRGGEVIEPLISKQWFVTMEPLAEKALHAVEDGQLTILPERFEKIYNHWLTNIKDWCISRQLWWGHRIPVWYIVGKKCEEDYIVSRNAEDALAKAQEKYGKSVEIYQDPDVLDTWFSSALWPFSTLGWPDLSREDFKHFYPATVLETGHDILFFWVARMVMMGIEFTGTVPFSYVYLHGLIRDSEGRKMSKTLGNVIDPLDTIKEYGTDALRFTLSMGTAGQDLNLSTERLTSNKAFTNKLWNAGKFLLQNLPDKSDATAWDALLANKFDTEAALQKLPLPESWVVTGLHELIDRVSTSYDKFFFGDAAREIYDFFWGDFADWYIEASKTRLYHSGDDDSASSMAQSVLLYVFENILKLLHPFMPFVTEELWQALPHRKQAIIISSWPATDLPKNSLSIKRFQNLQSLIRGIRNVRAEYSVEPAKRISASVVATTDVIGYISREKQVLALLSKLDVQSVHFSESPPGDANQSVHIVADEGLEAYLPLADMVDVSEEVKRLSKRLSKMQSEYDSLLARLNSESFVEKAPEEIVRGVREKASEAEEKISLTKNRLAFLQSTVSS
- the LOC102718853 gene encoding valine--tRNA ligase, chloroplastic/mitochondrial 2 isoform X2, producing MLGLPLRYGSTITNQIKRLGASCDWDRERFTLDEQLSRAVIEAFVRLHEKGLIYQGSYLVNWSPNLQTAVSDLEVEYSEEPGHLYFIKYRVAGGSRDDFMTIATTRPETLFGDVAIAVNPEDERYAKYVGKLAIVPLTFGRHVPIIADRYVDPEFGTGVLKISPGHDHNDYHIARKLGLPILNVMNKDGTLNDVAGLYSGMDRFEAREKLWSDLVETDLAVKKEPYTLRVPRSQRGGEVIEPLISKQWFVTMEPLAEKALHAVEDGQLTILPERFEKIYNHWLTNIKDWCISRQLWWGHRIPVWYIVGKKCEEDYIVSRNAEDALAKAQEKYGKSVEIYQDPDVLDTWFSSALWPFSTLGWPDLSREDFKHFYPATVLETGHDILFFWVARMVMMGIEFTGTVPFSYVYLHGLIRDSEGRKMSKTLGNVIDPLDTIKEYGTDALRFTLSMGTAGQDLNLSTERLTSNKAFTNKLWNAGKFLLQNLPDKSDATAWDALLANKFDTEAALQKLPLPESWVVTGLHELIDRVSTSYDKFFFGDAAREIYDFFWGDFADWYIEASKTRLYHSGDDDSASSMAQSVLLYVFENILKLLHPFMPFVTEELWQALPHRKQAIIISSWPATDLPKNSLSIKRFQNLQSLIRGIRNVRAEYSVEPAKRISASVVATTDVIGYISREKQVLALLSKLDVQSVHFSESPPGDANQSVHIVADEGLEAYLPLADMVDVSEEVKRLSKRLSKMQSEYDSLLARLNSESFVEKAPEEIVRGVREKASEAEEKISLTKNRLAFLQSTVSS